In one Pseudomonadales bacterium genomic region, the following are encoded:
- a CDS encoding MATE family efflux transporter, producing MKHSGADLTNGPVGPHLVRLTIPMFLGISSMIMAAMIDTVYVGWIGTLELAAVSFTFPLVMALTTLPMGIGVGAASIIARVVGEGDRLRVRRLSTNALLLVAVLVATLTGITMWAIEPLFVLLGAEDDILPIAVMYMKVWLFGLPVFAIPMVATTLMRAVGNARLPGVLMTVGAGMQVVLAPVLIFGIPDLWPGLGLVGAAWGFVLSRILVFLAAVFFLRRMDLLNFESRSIAERIDSWREVLRIGVPSVATNLIGPVSMAVIVAMLAEFGHEVVAGFGVASRIESLATMVLMALSASTGPFIGQNWGRGLVDRIESAQRLAYRFSFAWGMFAFLVLAASGRVLVGAINEDPGVIEATYLYLLLVPVTYGFLGSSMVAGSTFIALGKPLPPLVLSVARMAVFYVPLALLLQQWFGYGGIFAAAGICNLLLGVLSVVWVRRFLNTRAAQRLNPG from the coding sequence TTGAAGCACAGCGGCGCCGATCTCACCAATGGGCCCGTCGGCCCCCATCTGGTCCGTCTGACGATACCCATGTTTCTGGGGATCTCCTCGATGATCATGGCCGCCATGATCGACACCGTCTATGTCGGCTGGATCGGTACTCTGGAGCTGGCCGCGGTGAGCTTCACCTTTCCGCTGGTGATGGCGCTCACCACCCTGCCCATGGGCATCGGAGTGGGTGCGGCGTCGATCATCGCCCGGGTGGTTGGAGAAGGCGATCGGCTGCGCGTGCGTCGATTGTCGACCAACGCACTGCTGCTGGTTGCAGTACTGGTTGCCACGCTGACCGGAATCACGATGTGGGCGATCGAACCGCTGTTTGTGCTGCTGGGCGCAGAAGACGACATCCTGCCGATCGCGGTCATGTATATGAAGGTTTGGCTGTTCGGCCTGCCGGTATTTGCCATACCAATGGTGGCCACCACGCTGATGCGTGCTGTCGGCAACGCGCGCCTGCCGGGTGTGCTGATGACGGTGGGTGCCGGCATGCAGGTGGTGCTCGCCCCGGTGCTGATATTCGGGATACCCGATCTGTGGCCGGGGCTCGGACTGGTGGGTGCTGCCTGGGGATTCGTGTTGTCCCGCATTCTTGTTTTTCTGGCAGCCGTCTTTTTTCTCAGGCGTATGGATCTGCTGAATTTCGAATCCCGTTCGATCGCCGAGCGTATCGACTCCTGGCGGGAGGTATTGCGCATCGGTGTGCCTTCGGTGGCCACCAATCTCATCGGTCCGGTGTCCATGGCAGTGATCGTGGCCATGCTCGCGGAATTCGGTCACGAGGTGGTTGCGGGATTTGGCGTGGCATCCCGTATCGAGTCCCTCGCGACCATGGTTCTCATGGCGCTGTCGGCGAGCACGGGACCCTTCATCGGGCAGAACTGGGGACGCGGTCTGGTGGATCGAATCGAAAGCGCCCAGCGCCTCGCATACCGGTTCTCCTTTGCCTGGGGGATGTTTGCCTTCCTGGTACTGGCCGCGAGTGGGCGTGTGCTGGTGGGGGCGATCAACGAGGATCCCGGGGTGATCGAAGCCACCTACCTGTATCTGCTGCTGGTACCGGTGACCTACGGATTTCTCGGCTCTTCCATGGTGGCGGGGTCGACGTTCATCGCCCTCGGCAAACCGCTGCCACCCCTGGTGTTGAGTGTGGCGCGGATGGCGGTGTTCTATGTGCCCCTGGCGCTGCTGCTGCAGCAGTGGTTCGGTTATGGCGGGATCTTTGCTGCCGCCGGAATCTGCAACCTGCTGCTCGGTGTGCTCAGCGTGGTCTGGGTACGACGCTTCCTGAACACCCGGGCGGCCCAGCGACTCAATCCCGGGTAA
- a CDS encoding patatin-like protein produces the protein MYKQELRLAVVIYGGASLAVYMHGVTKELHKLVRASKAFHELGRERALSSRFEDLFDPREADTESAYFELLKRVNRHCHLRVVVDVVAGASAGAINGVMLGKAIAEDALLDAQTSMWLNDADIESLGFPHRSSWQKWYLYPLLRALSWWLPKEIGGHAETREKIARLVRSSWFQPPFSGERLSERFFEALQALIRSRRPDSTLLPPGQRLDVYSSITDLNGYPSSTRLHEELVANDREHGAFCRLSFRAHADAAASSDFHDDNLPALVWAARASSSYAGAFPPFRHDELRNLIDRLGIHWSREKNFLENNLFTRDGRPAHQVFDPKNRYFVDGGIVNNKPFSDAIQALGQRPADRRVNRHIVYIEPDPNVAEPGESGKTLSYLRTLQAALSTIPRNQPIVEQLGEIIEQDKRVQANRRIVETYEPRVLAMVHMLQSGQVHQELSADQIGYLRVGVARLATKELGLAFEAYERRRVWRLTEALMEEWVLLAEQPHLQSTRAAMISSIEQWWEEDNEVIVRTQQTDFLERFDVTFRIRRLQFVIRRLNQHAELESIDAISEDALGSFKITAYGFLEKLLDIRRARLIDDSLIDHLYQSARLIPLNRAQTRELLTSLSASMDLNELDQEIDAAFFHLCQSLTSEDLRRAFVADYVGFPVYDVLLYSPGQKEQGPDPLTRLRVERISPRDARSLSAVFEGLRSRTFMGFLGFFNRAYREHDYLWGRLHGAERMVDLLNNLVPGGIENAAALRLDLFRAIVQREKQRLYRCDDLLANLDALLAEMAAGSRS, from the coding sequence ATGTACAAGCAGGAGCTCCGACTGGCGGTTGTGATTTACGGCGGCGCCTCGCTCGCCGTATACATGCATGGCGTGACCAAGGAACTGCATAAGCTTGTCCGCGCCTCCAAAGCCTTCCACGAACTCGGCCGCGAAAGGGCTCTGAGCAGCCGGTTCGAAGACCTCTTCGATCCACGCGAAGCGGACACCGAATCCGCCTATTTCGAACTGCTGAAGCGGGTGAACCGGCACTGCCACCTGCGGGTGGTTGTGGATGTGGTTGCGGGTGCTTCGGCCGGTGCCATCAACGGCGTGATGCTGGGCAAGGCCATTGCCGAGGATGCCCTGCTCGACGCCCAGACTTCCATGTGGCTCAACGATGCGGATATCGAATCCCTGGGTTTTCCGCATCGCTCATCCTGGCAGAAATGGTATCTGTATCCGCTGCTGAGGGCGCTGAGCTGGTGGCTGCCGAAGGAGATCGGCGGACATGCGGAAACCCGGGAAAAGATCGCCCGCCTCGTGCGATCGTCCTGGTTTCAGCCGCCGTTTTCCGGAGAGCGGCTCTCGGAGCGCTTTTTCGAAGCGCTCCAGGCGCTGATCCGCAGTCGACGGCCGGATTCGACCCTGCTGCCACCCGGTCAGCGCCTGGACGTGTATTCGAGCATTACCGATCTCAATGGCTATCCGAGCAGCACGCGTCTGCACGAAGAACTGGTCGCCAATGACCGCGAGCATGGTGCCTTCTGCCGGCTCTCTTTCCGGGCGCATGCGGATGCTGCCGCGAGCAGTGACTTCCACGATGACAATCTGCCGGCCCTGGTCTGGGCTGCCCGGGCGAGTTCGTCTTATGCCGGCGCGTTTCCCCCCTTCCGGCACGATGAGCTGCGTAACCTGATTGACCGGCTCGGGATCCACTGGAGCCGTGAGAAAAATTTCCTGGAAAACAATCTTTTCACCCGGGATGGTCGACCTGCACACCAGGTATTCGACCCGAAGAACCGTTACTTTGTGGATGGCGGAATCGTCAACAACAAACCTTTCAGTGATGCGATACAGGCACTGGGTCAGCGGCCGGCCGACCGGCGGGTGAATCGCCACATTGTCTATATCGAGCCTGACCCGAATGTTGCCGAACCCGGCGAATCCGGAAAAACACTCAGCTATCTGCGTACGCTGCAGGCCGCACTGTCCACCATTCCGCGCAATCAGCCGATCGTGGAGCAGCTGGGAGAGATCATTGAGCAGGATAAGCGTGTACAGGCGAATCGTCGCATTGTGGAGACCTATGAACCGCGGGTGCTGGCGATGGTACACATGCTCCAGAGTGGACAGGTGCACCAGGAGCTGTCTGCCGATCAGATTGGTTATCTCAGGGTAGGTGTTGCAAGACTTGCCACAAAAGAACTGGGCCTTGCCTTTGAAGCCTATGAGCGGCGACGGGTCTGGCGATTGACGGAAGCACTGATGGAGGAATGGGTGTTGCTGGCCGAGCAGCCGCACCTGCAATCCACCAGAGCAGCCATGATCTCTTCCATCGAACAGTGGTGGGAAGAGGACAACGAAGTCATCGTGCGGACGCAGCAGACCGACTTTCTGGAACGTTTCGATGTCACCTTCCGGATCCGACGCCTCCAGTTTGTGATCCGTCGGCTGAATCAGCATGCGGAGCTCGAGTCGATCGATGCGATCTCCGAAGACGCACTCGGCAGCTTCAAGATCACCGCCTATGGATTTCTCGAAAAGCTGCTCGACATCCGGCGAGCCCGGCTGATCGACGATTCGCTGATCGATCACCTCTATCAATCCGCAAGGCTGATTCCGCTGAACCGGGCACAGACCCGGGAACTCCTCACATCCCTGAGTGCATCAATGGATCTGAATGAACTGGATCAGGAGATCGACGCGGCGTTTTTCCACCTCTGTCAGAGCCTGACTTCCGAGGATCTGCGCAGAGCGTTTGTCGCGGATTATGTCGGCTTCCCGGTATACGACGTGCTGCTCTATTCGCCGGGGCAGAAGGAACAGGGACCGGATCCCCTGACCCGTCTGCGGGTCGAACGGATCAGCCCGAGAGACGCACGCAGCCTCTCCGCAGTGTTCGAAGGGCTGCGCAGCCGGACCTTCATGGGCTTTCTGGGATTCTTCAATCGTGCCTACCGGGAACACGACTATCTGTGGGGTCGTCTGCACGGCGCAGAACGGATGGTCGATCTTCTGAACAATCTGGTTCCCGGCGGTATTGAAAACGCGGCAGCGCTGCGCCTGGATCTGTTCCGTGCGATTGTGCAGCGGGAGAAGCAGCGTCTGTACCGATGCGACGACCTGCTCGCGAATCTGGATGCACTGCTCGCTGAAATGGCTGCCGGCAGCAGGAGTTGA